In Vagococcus hydrophili, one DNA window encodes the following:
- a CDS encoding ABC transporter ATP-binding protein, producing the protein MIRLNKVSLSYEEENILKELDLEINDGECVVICGESGSGKSSLIRVLNGLIPELYEGQIEGEGVVLKQTLPIENFNAFVKNIGVVFQNPKTQFFMNDVYSELAFSMENYGFERAEMIEQVDQISGKFDLKKYWSRTMFQLSGGQKQRIAFASACMMAHKLFLLDEPSSNLDEKNIQILTESIQWLKENKQTVLVAEHRLYYLLPVVDRFILVKDGEITGNFTKDEFLEKSLSELNALGLRSLEETKLSISRTSEVVSSDHNILSCEKITFGYKKKTTDLEIDKLNFDSNEVTGIIGENGSGKTTLSHILTGLLKANSGKIIYNNKEQSAKELIKKSFLVMQDVNLQLFFENVEKEITAKAKRMEIFDEVVTILDLNHLLDRHPQTLSGGEKQRVAIASAILSGKEIIIMDEPTSGLDLKHMKEVSLVIEKMRQFNMLLIIISHDKEFINLTCQRVVELQEGRIVSDSNQDV; encoded by the coding sequence ATGATTCGATTAAATAAAGTATCTTTATCTTATGAAGAAGAAAATATCCTAAAAGAATTAGATTTAGAAATTAATGACGGTGAATGTGTGGTTATTTGTGGTGAGAGTGGTAGTGGAAAATCATCCTTAATTCGAGTGTTGAATGGTTTGATTCCAGAGCTTTACGAAGGTCAAATAGAGGGTGAGGGAGTTGTGTTAAAACAGACACTTCCAATCGAGAATTTTAATGCTTTTGTTAAAAATATCGGCGTTGTTTTTCAAAATCCTAAAACACAATTCTTTATGAATGATGTGTATTCAGAATTAGCATTTTCTATGGAAAATTATGGGTTTGAAAGAGCTGAGATGATTGAACAAGTTGATCAAATCTCTGGAAAATTTGATTTGAAAAAATACTGGTCAAGAACGATGTTTCAATTATCTGGTGGTCAAAAGCAACGGATTGCTTTTGCTTCTGCTTGTATGATGGCCCATAAATTATTTTTACTAGATGAACCTTCGAGTAATTTAGATGAAAAAAATATTCAGATACTGACAGAGTCTATTCAGTGGTTAAAAGAGAACAAGCAGACTGTTTTGGTAGCGGAACATCGCTTATATTATTTATTGCCAGTGGTAGACCGCTTTATATTGGTGAAAGATGGAGAGATTACGGGAAATTTTACGAAAGATGAGTTTTTAGAGAAATCATTGTCTGAGTTAAACGCTTTAGGTTTAAGATCTCTAGAAGAAACTAAGTTATCAATTAGTAGAACATCAGAGGTAGTGTCATCAGACCATAATATTTTATCATGTGAAAAAATCACGTTCGGTTATAAAAAGAAAACAACTGATTTAGAAATCGATAAACTAAACTTTGATTCAAATGAAGTGACTGGAATTATCGGAGAAAATGGTTCAGGAAAAACAACTTTATCTCATATTTTGACAGGTCTTTTGAAAGCAAACTCAGGGAAAATTATTTACAATAATAAAGAACAATCTGCAAAAGAGTTAATTAAAAAAAGCTTTTTAGTGATGCAAGATGTGAATCTACAATTGTTTTTTGAAAATGTAGAAAAAGAGATTACCGCAAAAGCGAAGCGTATGGAAATTTTTGACGAAGTTGTGACAATTTTAGATTTAAACCATTTATTAGATCGACATCCTCAAACCTTATCAGGCGGAGAGAAACAGCGAGTAGCGATTGCTAGTGCCATTCTTTCAGGAAAAGAGATTATCATTATGGATGAACCTACAAGTGGTTTGGACTTAAAGCACATGAAAGAAGTCAGTCTTGTGATAGAAAAAATGCGCCAATTTAATATGTTGTTGATTATTATTTCTCATGATAAAGAATTTATTAATTTAACTTGTCAACGAGTGGTGGAACTTCAAGAGGGAAGAATAGTATCAGATTCAAATCAGGATGTATAG
- a CDS encoding energy-coupling factor transporter transmembrane component T: MKKEYLSFDPRSKLAVVLSASLLLMLRVNWLTETVFVLMLCFLLIINGAWKKGLILTSCYYVIMVIDILFFQEITGAVSAFLSFFLVANRLLLPPVMAAAFAINQTKMSEWIAAMKKMRVPKFIIVPFSVVCRFFPVLIQDFKQIRLAMKFRGIGINFVDLIKQPLLTLEYIIVPILMSVEATSVELSAAALVRGLGNEEKSSSIYEVKFKMQDVILFLCLIIFFVGGWLLNDSIK, from the coding sequence ATGAAGAAAGAATATCTTTCATTTGATCCGAGAAGTAAACTAGCTGTCGTTTTATCGGCTAGTTTACTTTTGATGCTTCGAGTGAACTGGTTAACAGAAACAGTGTTTGTGTTAATGCTGTGTTTCCTTCTCATTATCAATGGCGCTTGGAAAAAAGGCTTGATTTTAACTAGTTGTTATTATGTCATTATGGTGATTGATATTCTTTTCTTTCAAGAAATTACTGGAGCAGTATCAGCTTTTTTATCCTTTTTTTTAGTAGCAAATCGTTTACTACTGCCACCTGTTATGGCAGCTGCCTTTGCGATTAATCAAACAAAAATGAGTGAATGGATTGCTGCCATGAAAAAAATGAGAGTTCCAAAATTTATCATTGTACCATTTTCGGTGGTTTGCCGGTTTTTTCCAGTCTTAATTCAAGATTTTAAACAAATTCGTTTAGCTATGAAATTTAGAGGGATTGGTATAAATTTTGTGGATTTGATTAAGCAACCATTGTTAACATTGGAATACATTATAGTACCTATCTTAATGTCAGTCGAGGCTACTTCAGTTGAATTATCTGCAGCAGCTCTGGTACGAGGTTTAGGAAATGAAGAAAAATCCTCTAGTATTTATGAAGTGAAATTCAAAATGCAAGACGTGATTTTGTTTCTATGCTTGATTATATTTTTTGTAGGAGGATGGTTGCTTAATGATTCGATTAAATAA
- a CDS encoding MptD family putative ECF transporter S component, whose product MKGLKVQDLISSGVYATVYFFVVSIATFLLRFTVPIFNTLLIPGLSAVFAGVVYLMVINKIPKFGAITIVGSVMGLFFLIFGYFPLAFLPSIIFPLLADIVQNKTKIKETIKVPLSYIIFSFGLTGPILPLWFMKEAYTTSLLNRGKDMSYVNSVFAPITTISFFVSMGFVIVGSLAGLYLGQKIYQKHFAKKVRKGSK is encoded by the coding sequence ATGAAAGGTTTAAAAGTTCAAGATTTGATATCATCAGGGGTTTATGCCACTGTTTATTTTTTTGTTGTCTCTATCGCAACATTTTTACTAAGATTTACGGTTCCAATATTTAATACATTGTTAATTCCAGGCCTATCTGCCGTGTTTGCTGGTGTTGTGTATTTAATGGTAATTAATAAAATTCCTAAATTTGGAGCGATAACGATTGTTGGTTCAGTGATGGGATTGTTCTTCTTGATATTTGGCTATTTTCCGTTAGCATTTTTACCAAGTATTATTTTCCCGTTACTAGCTGATATCGTTCAAAATAAAACAAAGATAAAAGAAACAATTAAAGTGCCTTTAAGCTATATTATTTTTAGTTTTGGTTTGACAGGTCCTATTTTACCTTTATGGTTCATGAAAGAAGCCTATACAACCTCTTTACTAAATAGAGGAAAAGATATGAGTTATGTGAATAGTGTGTTTGCACCAATCACAACAATTTCTTTTTTTGTTTCAATGGGATTTGTCATTGTTGGTAGTTTAGCAGGGCTGTATTTAGGTCAGAAAATTTATCAAAAGCATTTTGCTAAGAAAGTTAGAAAAGGAAGTAAATAA